Proteins encoded by one window of Esox lucius isolate fEsoLuc1 chromosome 4, fEsoLuc1.pri, whole genome shotgun sequence:
- the LOC105026270 gene encoding ankyrin repeat domain-containing protein 17-like isoform X9, with protein sequence MQDAVAGTAMLTDGFEDEIDSVTPRTPAVGMGVGATPGVGLGGIGIGVGKKVRLFGDPGGPTTDRLDFKLAAAAVLSSGPGSNSDEDEVSEVESFILDQEDLENPIMKTASELLLSSATDGVDLRTVDPETQARLEALLEAAGIGKLSTADGKAFADPEVLRRLTSSVSCALDEAAAALTRMRAENTLNAGQADNLVIFSRSLAEACSDGDVNAVRKLLDEGRSVNEHTEEGESLLCLACSAGYYELAQVLLAMHANVEDRGIKGDITPLMAAASGGYVDIVKLLLVHGADVNAQSSTGNTALTYACAGGFVDVVKVLLKEGANIEDHNENGHTPLMEAASAGHVEVARVLLEYGAGINTHSNEFKESALTLACYKGHLDMVRFLLEAGADQEHKTDEMHTALMEACMSQDGHVEVARLLLDSGAQVNMPADSFESPLTLAACGGHVELAALLIERGANLEEVNDEGYTPLMEAAREGHEEMVALLLAQGANINAQTEETQETALTLACCGGFLEVADFLIKAGADIELGCSTPLMEAAQEGHLELVKYLLAAGANVHATTATGDTALTYACENGHTDVADVLLQTGADLEHESEGGRTPLMKAARAGHLCTVQFLISKGANVNRATANNDHTVVSLACAGGHLAVVELLLAHGADPTHRLKDGSTMLIEAAKGGHTNVVSYLLDYPNNILSVPAPDLSQLTPPSQDPSQVPRVPFQALAMVVPPQEPDRAPSNITTPPPPVSSKGSSKQRQAALPPSPSSPGGVRAGPGLGETETLPPFHLCQPLECIVEETEGKLNELGQRISAIEKAQLQSLELIQGEPLTKDKIEELKKSREEQVQKKKKILKELQKVERQLQLKTQQQFTKEYLEAKGLKEEHEGGQGPGPGLGGANATPSRALTAPSGVNTHTLLGSDARSDEEGNREEEEEPAGEEEDDEEDEDDEDEDDDEDEDDDEDEVEGEEEDYAKLPQVDTILKLEGQPPSASPQTLSSPHNHPPPPPLQTAFVPIQPLPDYSTVPVVYPLPGSSSPELQRLLVGQQMLGQGQGQGLGPGMVGQPAPDGLMVATPAQTLTDTLDDIMAAVSSRVPMLNTRSSPTPLSDPLSHSPSNMSSPPSVLPLYPSVDIDAHTESNHDTALTLACAGGHEELVSVLIARGANIEHRDKKGFTPLILAATAGHVGVVEVLLDKGGDIEAQSERTKDTPLSLACSGGRQEVVELLLLRGANKEHRNVSDYTPLSLAASGGYVNIIKILLNAGAEINSRTGSKLGISPLMLAAMNGHVPAVKLLLDMGSDINAQIETNRNTALTLACFQGRAEVVSLLLDRKANVEHRAKTGLTPLMEAASGGYAEVGRVLLDKGADVNAPPVPSSRDTALTIAADKGHYKFCELLINRGAHIDVRNKKGNTPLWLATNGGHFDVVQLLVQAGADVDAADNRKITPLMAAFRKGHVKVVQYLVKEVNQFPSDIECMRYIATIADKELLKKCHQCMETIVKAKDQQAAEANKNASILLKELDLEKSREESKKQALAAKREKRKEKRKKKKEEQKRKQEEEEEQEQKTEEEEDSEMQEQKEDDDSADEADPPIDPPSATTTTTIGIPATSATFSSAFGKKRASVAPTPSANRKSKKNKTKESSPSEPIILQDPQQVVLAQHKADKNKIQGEPRGGGGGVMGGASDSDPLDSTDCASESSSGGKSQELNFLPDLPSSSSSYSSSSSSSSSSSAPSHSLQPGPEKRHCPQLHPGHQVTVSISKPTQKAPDISELTPSSSLPSPFKNMSLPITSPNSKSLTSPKRGQKREEGWKEVVRRSKKLSVPASVVSRIMGRGGCNITAIQDVTGAHIDVDKQKDKNGERMITIRGGTESTRHAVQLINSLIQDPAKELEDLIPRNHIRAPGSKTSSAPFPSSAGVNSNPAVGAKALASLVTTSGVSFPSSSSSQAGGKTGKGLSSGVRQPFPVSLPLAYAHPQLALLAAQTMHQIRHPRLPMAQFGGTFSPAPSTWGPFPVRPVSPGSANGSPKHSGGSGGSQARSNTSGHNEAGNTSTTASASVSNSYTATGSPHAPNSLPGAPTPSSVRKQLFTSEPKHAGANSVSVVTAAAVSSSSHTVRGTGSPAHQHTGLTSTNAPNILVQPQMAPIAQPPKSPPKSPPSAPSAPPAKEKLPPSLTQEAQPVSDGVSSGCFSAPSMTQTTKPEPRQQQQHQPPPPQTSCSEPPPPLVPSQPSSHLPPSSSAPSHTHPSSTVPHFSAPAPRVSHRMQPPTGPYYQHADHQQQQFISHNTQQQQPKQSPHPAQAPSMLPQSSMGLMNGSQMQQAHGGAKPQPMPPNFGPAALFNHFSSMFDNNNQPGNNQVWGACHLPARSPSEQQYSSPQAYMGMGQMDGMMAPPPPDGSKAPGYRSASQRMVNSPIALTSYATSMSGSQVYLHGPAAVGTPSFSRQHFSPHPWSAATSGESQAVPPPSTVSSSDPSAPTPHQAKQGQSQGSSQQDRKVPPPIGTERLARIRQTTVNPPLLQTSYTAPVGQGGIWSFGVGSASEAMSGWSQPLMGNPMIHPGLQADQNFSQHQPMEQDDTGISNPANNYHQQHINHPSNYMDFPKGMPMSMYGGTMLPPHPPMGEGPGGPMFNGLHTADPAWSPIIKVVPNNTDNTDPQQVWPGTWAPHVHLNHVN encoded by the exons GTTGAGTCATTTATCTTGGACCAGGAAGACTTGGAAAACCCCATCATGAAGACTGCCTCAGAGCTACTACTTTCCAGTGCCACAGACGGAGTGGACCTCCGCACTGtagacccagaaacacaggcCCGTCTCGAGGCATTGCTAGAGGCTGCAG GCATTGGTAAACTGTCGACTGCGGATGGTAAAGCGTTTGCAGATCCCGAAGTGCTGCGGAGGCTGACGTCCTCAGTGAGCTGTGCCCTGGACGAGGCGGCCGCCGCCCTGACGCGCATGAGAGCAGAGAACACGCTCAACGCCGGGCAGGCCGATAA TCTGGTTATTTTCAGCCGTAGTCTAGCGGAGGCGTGTTCGGACGGAGACGTGAATGCGGTGAGAAAGCTGCTAGACGAAGGCCGAAGCGTCAACGAACACacggaagagggagagagtctgTTGTGCCTAGCCTGCTCTGCTGGATACTATGAACTCGCTCAG GTGCTACTGGCGATGCATGCCAATGTGGAGGACCGGGGGATTAAAGGTGACATCACGCCCCTGATGGCGGCGGCAAGCGGAGGTTATGTTGACATCGTGAAGTTGCTCCTGGTCCACGGTGCTGACGTCAATGCTCAGTCTTCCaccg GGAACACAGCCCTGACGTATGCATGCGCCGGGGGGTTTGTAGATGTGGTGAAGGTTCTCCTAAAAGAGGGGGCCAACATCGAGGACCACAACGAGAACGGCCACACCCCCTTGATGGAGGCGGCCAGCGCGGGCCATGTAGAGGTGGCCAGGGTTCTGCTGGAGTACGGTGCCGGCATCAACACACACTCCAATGAGTTCAAGGAGAGCGCTCTCACATTGGCCTGCTACAAAG gTCATCTGGACATGGTGAGGTTTCTGCTGGAGGCTGGGGCTGATCAAGAGCATAAGACAGATGAGATGCACACAGCATTAATGGAAGCCTGCATG tcCCAGGACGGGCACGTGGAAGTGGCACGGCTGCTGTTGGACAGCGGGGCACAGGTGAACATGCCCGCTGACTCCTTCGAATCCCCCCTCACCCTGGCAGCCTGCGGTGGGCACGTAGAATTGGCAGCCCTGCTCATTGAAAGAGGAGCCAACCTAGAGGAG GTGAACGATGAGGGCTATACTCCTCTGATGGAAGCGGCCAGGGAAGGACATGAAGAGATGGTGGCTCTGCTACTGGCTCAAG GTGCTAACATCAACGCCCAGACCGAGGAGACCCAGGAAACAGCCCTGACTCTGGCCTGCTGTGGCGGCTTCCTGGAGGTGGCAGACTTCCTCATCAAAGCCGGGGCCGACATCGAGCTGGGCTGCTCCACGCCTCTAATGGAGGCCGCCCAGGAGGGCCACCTGGAGCTGGTGAAATACCTCCTGGCCGCTG GGGCCAACGTGCACGCCACCACAGCGACGGGAGACACAGCGCTGACGTACGCGTGTGAAAACGGACACACCGACGTGGCTGATGTCCTACTGCAGACCGGCGCCGACCtg GAGCATGAGTCTGAAGGAGGGAGGACTCCATTGATGAAGGCGGCCAGGGCGGGACACCTATGCACTGTGCAGTTCCTCATCAGCAAGG GTGCTAACGTGAACCGAGCGACAGCCAACAACGACCACACGGTGGTGTCTCTGGCCTGTGCTGGAGGACACCTGGCTGTCGTAGAGCTGCTCCTGGCCCATGGGGCCGaccccacacacagactcaaG GACGGCTCGACCATGCTGATTGAAGCTGCTAAGGGTGGCCACACCAACGTGGTGTCTTACCTGCTAGACTACCCAAACAACATCCTGTCTGTTCCAGCACCTGACCTCTCCCAGCTCACACCCCCGTCACAAGACCCCTCTCAG GTTCCTCGTGTCCCATTCCAGGCCCTGGCCATGGTTGTGCCCCCCCAGGAACCAGACAGAGCCCCCTCCAACATCACCACGCCACCACCACCTGTCTCCAGCAAAG GCTCATCCAAGCAGAGACAGGCAGCCCTTCCCCCCAGTCCCTCCAGCCCAGGCGGCGTGCGTGCCGGCCCGGGTCTCGGGGAGACAGAGACCCTGCCCCCCTTCCACCTGTGCCAGCCCCTGGAGTGTATCGTGGAGGAGACGGAAGGCAAGCTGAATGAGCTGGGCCAGAGGATCTCAGCCATAGAGAAGGCCCAGCTCCAGTCTCTGGAACTCATCCAGGGGGAGCCGCTCACCAAAGACAAGATCGAGGAGCTCAAGAAGAGCCGGGAAGAGCAG gtgcagaagaagaagaagatcTTGAAGGAGCTTCAGAAGGTGGAGCGCCAGCTGCAGTTGAAGACCCAGCAGCAGTTCACCAAAGAGTACCTGGAGGCCAAGGGTCTGAAGGAGGAGCACGAGGGAGGCCAGGGCCCGGGGCCGGGGTTGGGAGGGGCCAACGCCACCCCGTCCCGAGCCCTCACGGCACCATCAggggttaacacacacacactccttggGTCAGACGCGCGGTCTGATGAGGAGgggaacagagaggaggaggaggagccggctggggaggaggaggacgacgaaGAG GACGAGGATGACGAGGACGAAGACGACGACgaggatgaggatgatgatgaagacgaggtggaaggagaagaggaagattACGCCAAGCTCCCCCAGGTGGACACCATTCTCAAACTGGAAGGGCAGCccccctctgcctccccccAGACCCTGTCCTCCCCCCACAACCACCCCCCGCCCCCGCCACTCCAGACGGCCTTCGTGCCCATCCAGCCCCTGCCCGACTACAGCACGGTCCCGGTCGTCTACCCCTTACCTGGCAGTAGCAGCCCCGAGCTGCAGAGGCTGCTGGTGGGTCAGCAGATGCTGGGCCAGGGGCAGGGTCAGGGGTTAGGACCAGGGATGGTGGGACAGCCGGCCCCCGACGGTCTCATGGTGGCCACGCCCGCTCAGACGCTCACAGACACGCTGGATGACATCATGGCAG CGGTGAGCAGCAGAGTGCCCATGCTGAACACACGGTCTTCCCCCACCCCACTGTCTGACCCCCTGTCACACAGCCCGTCCAACATGTCCTCGCCCCCCTCGGTACTGCCCCTCTACCCCTCCGTGGACATCGACGCGCAC ACGGAGAGTAACCATGACACGGCTCTGACGCTGGCTTGTGCCGGAGGACACGAGGAGCTGGTGTCTGTTCTCATCGCACGAGGAGCCAACATAGAACATCGTGACAAGAAGG GGTTCACCCCACTCATCTTGGCCGCGACAGCAGGACATGTGGGGGTTGTGGAGGTCCTACTGGATAAAGGGGGCGACATCGAGGCCCAGTCAGAGAGAACCAAAGACACGCCCCTCTCCCTTGCCTGCTCAGGGGGACGACAAGAG GTGGTGGAGTTGTTGCTATTGCGAGGAGCCAACAAGGAGCATCGTAATGTGTCTGACTACACTCCTCTGAGCCTAGCGGCATCAGGAGGTTATGTCAACATCATCAAGATCCTCCTCAACGCTGGAGCAGAGATCAACTCCAG GACGGGCAGTAAGCTGGGCATCTCTCCCCTGATGCTTGCGGCCATGAACGGCCACGTGCCAGCGGTCAAGCTTCTGTTGGACATGGGCTCTGACATAAACGCGCAGATCGAAACCAACAGGAACACGGCCCTGACTCTGGCCTGCTTCCAGGGACGGGCCGAGGTGGTCAGTCTGCTGCTAGACCGCAAGGCCAACGTGGAGCACAGAGCCAAG ACCGGGCTGACCCCCCTAATGGAAGCCGCGTCGGGGGGCTATGCGGAGGTGGGCCGGGTGTTGCTGGATAAAGGGGCCGACGTCAACGCCCCTCCTGTCCCGTCGTCCCGGGACACTGCTCTCACCATCGCAGCCGACAAGGGCCACTACAAGTTCTGTGAGCTGCTCATTAACCG AGGTGCTCACATTGACGTGCGTAATAAGAAAGGGAACACCCCTCTGTGGCTGGCCACTAACGGCGGCCATTTTGACGTAGTGCAACTGCTGGTGCAGGCCGGGGCCGATGTAGACGCCGCGGACAACCGCAAGATCACCCCTCTCATGGCGGCCTTCCGCAAG GGTCACGTGAAGGTGGTTCAGTACCTGGTGAAGGAGGTCAACCAGTTCCCCTCAGATATCGAGTGTATGAGATACATCGCTACCATTGCTGACaag GAGCTGCTGAAGAAGTGCCACCAGTGCATGGAGACCATCGTCAAAGCCAAAGACCAGCAGGCTGCCGAAGCCAACAAGAACGCCAGCATTCTCCTCAAGGAGCTGGACCTTGAGAAATCCAGAGAGGAGAGCAAGAAGCAGGCGCTCGCCGCCAAGAGGGAGAAACGCAAAGAGAAAcgcaagaagaagaaggaggagcagaagagaaagcaagaggaggaggaggagcaagaaCAGAaaaccgaggaggaggaggacagtgaAATGCAGGAGCAGAAGGAGGATGACGATTCTGCTGACG AAGCGGACCCCCCCATCGACCCCCCCAGtgccactaccaccaccacaatcGGTATCCCGGCAACCTCGGCCACCTTCAGCAGTGCTTTCGGTAAGAAAAGGGCCAGTGTTGCTCCGACGCCCAGCGCCAACCGCAAGAGCAAGAAGAACAAGACCAAGGAGTCGTCCCCCAGCGAACCAATCATACTGCAGGACCCACAG CAGGTGGTGCTGGCGCAGCACAAGGCCGACAAGAACAAGATCCAGGGCGAGCCTCGGGGCGGGGGCGGCGGGGTGATGGGGGGCGCCAGTGACTCAGACCCTCTGGACAGCACCGACTGTGCCAGCGAGAGCAGCAGCGGGGGCAAGAGCCAGGAGCTCAACTTCCTCCCGGACCTCCCCTCGTCATCCTCCTCCTACTCgtcctcttcctcgtcctcctcttcGTCCTCGGCCCCTTCTCACAGCCTGCAGCCGGGCCCAGAGAAGAGACACTGTCCTCAGTTACACCCAGGTCACCAAGTCACCGTCTCCATCTCCAAACCTACACAGAA AGCGCCGGACATTAGTGAGTTGACCCCCAGCAGCTCCCTGCCGTCGCCGTTCAAGAACATGTCTCTTCCCATCACCTCGCCCAACAGTAAGAGCCTCACCAGCCCCAAGAGGGGccagaagagagaggagggctgGAAGGAGGTGGTCAGACG gTCTAAGAAGCTGTCTGTGCCGGCCTCTGTGGTGTCACGGATCATGGGTAGGGGCGGCTGTAACATCACGGCTATCCAGGACGTGACGGGAGCACACATTGACGTGGACAAACAAAAAGACAAGAACGGGGAGAGGATGATCACCATCAG AGGTGGCACAGAGTCGACGCGGCACGCAGTCCAGCTGATCAATTCTCTGATCCAGGATCCCGCCAAGGAGCTAGAGGACCTGATCCCCAGGAACCACATCAGGGCCCCGGGCTCCAAGACCTCCTCAGCCCCCTTCCCCTCCTCCGCCGGGGTCAACTCGAACCCCGCTGTCGGTGCTAAGGCCTTGGCCTCCCTGGTCACCACCTCGGGAGTGTCCTTCccgtcgtcctcctcctcccaggCGGGGGGTAAGACTGGTAAGGGGCTGTCCTCTGGTGTGAGACAGCCCTTCCCCGTGTCCCTCCCCCTGGCCTACGCCCATCCTCAGCTAGCCCTCCTGGCCGCCCAGACCATGCACCAAATCCGACACCCCCGGCTGCCCATGGCCCAGTTCGGTGGGACCTTCTCACCGGCCCCCAGCACCTGGGGCCCGTTCCCGGTGCGGCCCGTGAGTCCCGGCAGCGCCAACGGATCCCCGAAGCACAGCGGTGGCAGTGGAGGCAGCCAGGCCAGGTCCAACACCTCGGGTCATAACGAGGCCGGTAACACCTCCACCACGGCCAGCGCCAGCGTCTCTAACAGTTACACGGCAACCGGCTCGCCCCACGCGCCTAACTCCCTGCCCGGCGCCCCCACTCCCTCCTCAGTCAGGAAACAGCTGTTCACCTCAGAACCCAAGCACGCGGGGGCCAACTCTGTGTCCGTGGTTACAGCCGCCGCTGTCAGCAGTAGTAGTCACACTGTGAGAGGTACGGGGTCTCCCGCCCACCAGCACACGGGCTTAACGTCTACCAATGCCCCTAACATTCTTGTTCAACCCCAGATGGCTCCGATCGCTCAGCCCCCCAAGTCGCCCCCGAAGTCGCCCCCCAGCGCCCCTTCGGCACCCCCAGCCAAGGAGAAGCTgcccccctccctcactcaGGAGGCCCAGCCGGTCAGCGACGGGGTTAGTTCAGGTTGCTTCAGCGCCCCCTCAATGACCCAAACCACCAAACCTGAGCCCcgccagcagcagcagcaccaACCCCCTCCTCCCCAAACCTCCTGCTCAgaaccccctcctcctctcgtCCCCTCACAGCCCAGCTCCCACCTCCCCCCGTCCTCCTCCGCCCCCTCGCACACGCACCCCAGCAGTACCGTACCCCACTTCTCGGCCCCCGCTCCCCGCGTCTCCCACCGCATGCAGCCCCCGACGGGCCCCTACTACCAGCACGCCGATCACCAGCAGCAGCAGTTCATATCCCACAACACGCAGCAGCAACAGCCCAAACAGAGCCCGCACCCCGCCCAGGCCCCCTCCATGCTCCCCCAGTCCTCCATGGGCCTGATGAATGGCTCTCAGATGCAGCAGGCCCACGGCGGAGCCAAGCCCCAGCCGATGCCACCCAACTTTGGCCCAGCGGCCCTCTTCAACCATTTCAGCAGCATGTTCGACAACAACAACCAG CCGGGTAACAACCAGGTTTGGGGTGCGTGCCACCTCCCTGCCCGGTCCCCCTCTGAGCAGCAGTACTCCTCCCCCCAGGCCTACATGGGCATGGGCCAGATGGATGGCATGATGGCGCCCCCACCCCCGGACGGCTCCAAGGCCCCTGGGTATCGCTCTGCCTCCCAGAGGATGGTCAACAGTCCTATCG CCCTGACCAGCTACGCCACCAGTATGTCAGGCAGTCAGGTCTACCTGCACGGTCCGGCGGCTGTGGGGACGCCCTCCTTCAGCCGACAACACTTCTCCCCTCACCCCTGGAGCGCTGCCACATCAG GTGAGTCCCAGGCGGTGCCCCCTCCCTCCACGGTGTCGTCGTCCGACCCCTCCGCCCCCACTCCCCACCAGGCCAAGCAGGGCCAGAGTCAGGGAAGCAGCCAGCAGGACAGGAAGGTGCCCCCTCCCATCGGAACAGAGAGACTGGCCAGGATCAGACAGACCACCGTcaaccctcctctcctccagacCTCCTACACTGCCCCTGTAGGGCAGGGAGGCATATGGTCCTTTGGAGTTGGCAGTGCCTCTG aaGCCATGTCAGGTTGGTCCCAGCCTCTGATGGGAAATCCCATGATTCACCCTGGGCTGCAGGCGGACCAGAACTTCTCCCAGCACCAGCCCATGGAGCAGGATGACACTGGCATCTCTAACCCGGCTAACAACTACCACCAGCAACACATCAACCACCCCAGCAACTACATGGACTTCCCCAAG GGAATGCCCATGTCCATGTACGGAGGGACCATGCTGCCGCCCCACCCCCCTATGGGAGAGGGTCCGGGGGGGCCCATGTTCAACGGCCTGCACACTGCCGACCCTGCCTGGAGCCCCATCATTAAGGTGGTCCCCAACAACACGGACAACACAGACCCACAGCAG GTGTGGCCTGGTACATGGGCTCCCCATGTGCACCTGAATCACGTCAACTAG